acTCTTTAATGTTTTTGAGCTGGAGTTGTAACTGTGTGTCATCCATTTCTGTCTGTATTTATCTCAATACAggattttaaaatggaaaaataaataaaataaataacattactactactactagtacgaataataataatgaataaatatagctgcgagCAGTAATGATCGGGGTTCAAGCCTATAATCACgtgtaaaaatatattgtgattCATTTAGTGAGCATGAACCGCTTCGATAGATCATAGATGGAAAAGACCATTACAGCCGATATAGGCAatctactaaagaaaacacgtgttttaaaggtttttaaatCATGTGTGTTCATACATGCGTGTCAAATTTTGGTATATATCTCATTTCGTTTCGCAGTTGTAGACACTTGTATTTAGGAGAGCATTAAAATGACCCATGGAGGACTTTCTTTGTTGATGTTTTTTGCCACTTCCTATTAAAATTTTGATATTTGGGCATTATTGCTCGGCTATTGACCTGTTTTGTGAATTTCCTGCTTGGGTTTCGTCTGGATCGGAGATATTCAcaaacgttttttttaaatcgttgCACAAACCATAAGGCGAAACCTGTTTGCTATCGTCTGACTCAGCAAAGATTAGGGAGTCTAAGAAGGTGAGAATCACTAGCCCGAATCTTCTCAGACTCCCTCAAGGCATCGAGCTGATGACGCATACCGAGTTTTTGTGTAATagatgctcaaaattcattggccatgttttttgagatacaccagtGTCCTCACAGACTATCGTGGCACTGTGGACAAAGACAGTGCGTGCCAATATTCAAGTAAACCAGACTAACAGTTGGGCGGTTATAGCCATTTTCATGTTAGTAAAAGTGGCCCCGGTCACACTGGACATTTTGGTGGCTCTTAGTGACCATGAATCAAAATGGCAGTTTTTTTTGATGATTATTGATTTGCACTGGTTTGGTTATGATCATGCCAAACACCTAGGAGTATTTGGCAAAggttagttaaaaaaaaataacagaaaaatgACCTGGAAATGTCCAGCGGTTTAGGAGCCATTTGGTACTTTTGagcgctgtagcgcccccgtcaggccgattgGGACGAGATTTGGTGTCGATGTGGACGGTGTGAGTactaccatccctcaaagttacGAGTCTCTACGACtaacggtttggtctgcccgctCATATTTACAGGAGAATACTGATCCCTGGAAGGTATTATTTAGCTCttctttagtatttttgtcttgtttccagtccagatatctaaacattcttaaattaagatgcatttactagacaaacaaaagtaattgtcttgttttgggggaaaataactcaaaatgaagagagtttttgcttaaaataagatcattaatcttgttttctttttgaattaagattatttttctcaccccattggcagattatttatcttattttaagcaaaaactctcttcattttgagttatttttccccaaaacaagacaataatttatacttgtctagtaaatgtttcttaatgtaagaatttttagatatttagactagaaacgagacactaatactgagtaagaagagcattttctgCAGTAGTCCGAGCGCTCTTGAACCCCTaatagaaaacacacacatataagaACAAGACGTTATGCTAAAaagttaaaaacatttatttattcataagaGCTCAAGGTATCTTATATTCCTCGTGTTTGCTTTATTAACGGATGCTGCTTTGAGTGTTTATGAACGCCTCATAAAGTGAACAGATTTCAGAACAAACACAAAGTCTTACAAGGTTTGTAATTTTATTCAGGCATCAGAATGAAAATGAACACGATTTGTACAAAAATACTTTCCTATCAAGGCGCCCTGTAAGAACATTGCACAAATATTACAGTCGGATGCACGGTTCAAGTTTacatttaaaagataaaaacagagaCAGAATATTCCGTTATCCAGGTAACATTGGAAAGGTACAAAACGTAACAAAAAGCGTCTGTTGCAGACCTAATAACAGcgttcggtgtgtgtgtgtgtgtgtgtgtgtggatttgTGTGGCCCAGCCACCTTTAAACCATGACATAAATACAGATCCATGGGAAATCTACACAGAATATTGATCCTCACACTAACAATCACGTCTCTGATCAATCGCAGGTCTTTTGTACAGGACAATTAAAGCAGTAAAAGAGGAGCAGTGCTTTCATTACAAAATATCTACAGCCGCACGGACGCCAGCGGTGCTCCAGTGTCTTCAGAAGGAGGTCAGCagctgtaacacacacacacacacacacacacacacacacacacacacacacacacgtcatcaGACATGGGTCGACACAAACAGATGTAACATCATTACCACTGAGCACGATATACtcgtaaaaaataaaagttgccGGCCACCGCCAGGCTTTTTTACCATTTTCACCTAAATGTAacagcccatagaatatttgtTGTGTGTCGAGCGAGCGgtaccggcgccgtctgtggaagccttcgCTACAGAGGCTCGGTAAAGTACAATTAACccgaggaatcgcacgccgaacctgcatcTCATTTATATCAGGAGTGCAGAATAACCGATCTGGAAGCTAATGAACATTAATAAGATGAAATATCAAGAAGAATCTAAAGCCTTTGCGTTGTATGTGTGATCATGCTCTAAGCCGCATGTGTTCGGCTCTCAGTGGAGCAGTGTGTGCATATATGGACAGATATAGCTTTAGCTGCCGGTGACAGCGCGGATGGTCATGCTAACCCAGCGCGCGCCGCTCTgcgcttcagatgcgcggtcgagaccaAACCTCAAACCCCGTCGCCTTCACCCCGATCTAGAAATACACACCTCTGTCACAGCGCGTGTTCTGGTGGTTCATGTGCTCTCATCACGTCGGCGCCTAACAGCgagcatatttggacaaatatttaataagttTATCACATGCTAAATATCTAGATTTCATCAAGAATAACATTTTGTCATGACCCTTTAATGATGATCACGTTATATTTCAtttgcatatgattacatacgaTCGCTTGTTTCTTCTTCACGTGTGTTTTCATCAGGAGATTCTTTACTCGTTCAGAAGATGtgcaatagcgccccctagcgtccGACACgaataacggaaaattctgtggttggcggggaaagagttaatttaacTCTCATGTCACTTTCGTTCACGTTTCGAAATCTGAGAGCTTCATTATCCGTTTCAGACCAATGTTACTgatcacgtgttcttctacatcacgtggatggccgtgtgtgtgcaacaatcgagcatctgtgggatgagctgaacaaatccgatccacctcgcaacttacaggacttaaaagatctgctgctaacatactGGTGCcggataccacagcacacctagTGGAGTACATCAGAGACGGGTCAACACAATaataggtcataatgttatgcctgattggtgtatatgtaatatattttaacgCACTCTAAACCTCTCTAATGTGGTttatttgtaattgttttagggtgcgttcacacttgtagttcggttcgttcggttagtttggtccggaccaaaaaacaaaaacaaaacataatagtcctggtccgctcagcgttcacacgggcatctTTAACAGCGGACCTAAAGTTACCAAACCAAAggctcagggagacgctcacaacctgatcggtcggcttatatgacgtgggagctcgtttaccgaacattcagaacaacgctgtgtgcggaTTTCATATCATTTAATGCGTGTACACATGGCATtatttacccgctgagaactcatgaagagctcataaaatgttcaaaacatttaaaacagcagcaggatttcctccgttatgcagaacagagacggccgttctgtcgtctgcacctgctaataatgggcaacacaggtcctctgatgagaagagccaggtctgctttttgtgtgttttttctagcattttcgaaacatgctcgtctgaccaaatattgatgaggctcttcctcgttgctccacgtttgccctctaacgttaaagttactcattttggatacaccgatctttccgcgtcgtcacatcagctgactatgcgtcgcatctcGTGATATCACGTCCGGTCTTTGGTCCgtctacatgtctttggtccgtgttgcgttcatatatcagtcgaaccgcaccagagctcgtttggaagcggaccgagacccatctttttagcggtctcggtccgctggtttggttcggatggcagcgttcacatgtgttcagatgaaccgcactaaccgagcaatcgcaccagggttcgctttaatcgaaccaaacatgacaagtgtgaacgctcCCTTAAGGTTGAAAAATGAACCCAGCATTAGTTAGAGCGGCAGATTTACTAAGAGTCCAAATGAgcttaaaaatgaacattaaattaaacaaaatgcaaatatatgaaaataaaacataCGAAGAGCTGAGAGTTCCAGCACTTCCCTTTCTCTTCTTCCCGTTTCGGCTCCCGATAGACACCGTCAGAAGATCCTTTCTACCACAACTTCACTTTAATCTCTCGGGTTATTGTGTTTCATTTCAAACAATATATGATCTGAGCGGAGGCAAACCAGGAGAGAAGAATACAGTTCACACTGCAAAGCATGCTCTCTTactcagtccaaatatctaaatatccttaaatcaagatgaTTTACTACATCAGTGAAGCGACAggagatatttgttcttgttttgttgaaaataaaatctaaatgaagagagtttttgcttaaaacaggcaaaatgatctgccaatggggtgagaaaaataatcttatttctgtttgggacggaaacaagaaacaagattatttttacatttactaGAATTACTAATTATAagaacatttatattattaatatcattGGGTgcatttttaagtaaaataatctagttttctgtttgaattaagattatttttctccccccattggcagattattgatcttattttaaaaactctcttcattttgagttattttccccaaaacaagacaataaatcttcttgtctagtaaatgtttcttaatgtaagaattgttagatgtttAGAGTAGAAACAAGACAccaatactgagtaagaagagcattttgtgCAGTGTGTGAACAACATCTACCAAATGCGGGCAGAAATGCTCCCGAGTGATGTAGAGCTGGTCACCTGACTATCCCTGAACACCCTCCGCTGTGCCGTTCCCGTATCCGCCTTTGGATTTCATCTGCGATTGCACCGAGTCCAcctgacacacagacagacacatcaTTGGTCAGATCATTCCTCCACAAGACATGTATTGGCTAGAGGACATGACTGGCCCTTATGTTGCGGTGTTTAACAGTCATTAGGATATTTAGATCATGTTCCATGTGAATGGCCAACCGTAAATATATCAGAAATGCATTATTAgttgtaatatgcattgcttCGGACTTTAAAAGAGTACGGAGATGTTTGTGCCGCCTCAGATTTTCAGATATTGTGCTAGTAAACCACACACTAATGCAGAGATTATCTTTATTCAGCTCCTCCACACATCTCAGTTTCACAACATTGACCCTAATGGCTGGCTTTGTGGTGCAGGGTCAGATGTGTGCTTGATAAGCAGTCCGTGTTtatggcgtgtgtgtgtgtgtgtgtgtgtggttctctCACCGCTGGCAGACCCATGTCTCCTGAGCCCACGTGTGTCATATGAACGAAGTTTGTGGGTTCTCCGATCATGGAGCGATCTATCCTCCGCCTCCGCTTCTGCGATTACAGAgcagacaaacacacaacctcattactggagtaaaagtactgctggtcaaatattactccattacgagtgaaagttgtaaagacagatttttacttaagtacagaagtatttgatTTCTAAAGTACTTCAGTATCAGtagtaaatgtccttctttatgtcgccgcattattgtattatagttgtctaaatgcacattatgccatcatggtttaagccagtcagtgacgctccatctgacacactagcagacgactaacttaaactcatttaaatacttgtagaaaagttacaaagctgctgtcactttaaggccgaatgcacggatccaatacactgatacacatctgatattctcacactgttcaccttcactgaagacagaatcaactttgtttatgtgaatcctccactaaatgagcatttggacatccgtcttcttccattttgctctaaactataaatcagtgtttaataaatgctgtgaaatcattgaacttcacgagactctacaagagtgattcctgaaaggctttctgcaaaaacccaaacaccttctggttgaactaaccctttaatgagtgTAGCGTGTGTATGGCGTGTGTGTA
The nucleotide sequence above comes from Pseudorasbora parva isolate DD20220531a chromosome 16, ASM2467924v1, whole genome shotgun sequence. Encoded proteins:
- the LOC137043105 gene encoding CDC42 small effector protein 2-like, which gives rise to MTEFWVCFSCCVAEQPQPKRRRRIDRSMIGEPTNFVHMTHVGSGDMGLPAVDSVQSQMKSKGGYGNGTAEGVQG